Part of the Bradyrhizobium sp. AZCC 1721 genome, GACCTGCAGCATTACGTCGAGCATTCAACCGAGAGCCTGGTACAGGCGCTGCGCGGCGCCGACACCAGAGCGCGCGCCTACCGGCAGATGCAGGCCAAGGCGGCGATCCGCTTCTGCGAAATCCTGTTCGGCCATGATTATGCGTCGCTGATGAGCCGGGCGGCCGAAAATGCCATGACCGGCGAGCGTAAGACGAGCAAGGCCGGCTAGCGCCGCCTCTGATCTATCGCGTCATGCCTTGCGTCGATCCTTGGCGCCGCGAAGAAATTCGGCGAAGGCCTTCAGCGTCACATCGGAAACATGATGTTCGATGCCCTCGGCATCAGCCTCCGCGGCTTCCTGCGGAACGCCGAGCGCCAGCAAGACGTCGACCACCAGACGGTGACGGGCGCGGACGCGCTTGGCGAGCGTCTCGCCCTTTTCGGTCAGGAACACCCCGCGATAGGGGCGGGCCGTAACCAGGTCTTCGCGCTTCAACCGCGCAATGGTGTCGATCGCCGTCGGGTGCGATACGCCCAGCCTGCGCGCGATGTCGGTCGGGCGCGCCTCGCCGGTCGTGCCAAGCAGATCGGAGATCAATTCGACATAGTCTTCCAGAACCGCGGTCGATCGCGCCGATCGTGCCTTTCCGAACCGGCGCGCCTGCGTTTGTTCCGCGGGCAGCGGCGTCATCGGTTTGGCCCGATTTGTCGAGGGCTTACGCACCACTGCACCTTCCAGGCGAATCCATCCAGACGAGGCGCGACCATGGCGTGCTGCCGACCACATTGCAAGTTGGCGGCTTGTCGCCGATCTGCAACAGGCCGGCGCCTGGCATTTGCGACTCGTTCGCAGCATCTTGACAGTTAACGGCTCAGCATTAACATGTAGCCTTACCTACGTTTTGGTGTTGCGGCTTATCAGGTGGCTGTTGCTGAAGCGCGATCGGTTGGGGATGAATATGCGCGCGAAGCGAATGGCCCTTGCGGGCACATCGGCACTGGCCGTGGTTTGGTTGAGCCACGCCGCGGCGCTAGCGCAAACCGCAGCGCCCGCGTCACCGACGCCCCAGGCCGCGCCGTCTGCCGAACCAGCCGCTCCGGCGCCGCCGGCAGCGGGGCAAGCCCCGGCGGAGCAGGCTCCGTCGCAGACCGCGCCGGCCCCGGCGGCCGGACCGCAAGCCACGCCGAGCGCGCCGGCGGAAATCGACATGCCGCAAGTGACCGTCGAGGGGCGTCAGCCTAAACCCGCGCGGCGGGCCGCGCGCAGCGAGTCCGGTCGGCGTTCGACGACCGTGGCGGCACCGCTGCCGGGCCCAACGCCCGCGCCCGTGCCCACGTCGCCCTTCAATCCGCCATTCGCGCCGCTGTCGACGATCGGGAGCAACCAGATCCAGACCGGCAGCAGCAACGGTGGGTTCGGCAGCCTGTTCACCAATATGCCCGGCGCAACATCGGCGGGGCTTGCCACCGAATCGTCGCGCCCGATCTTGCGTGGCCTGTCGGACGCAAAGGTCCGCATTCAGGAGAACGGCGTCGGTGCGGTCGACGTGTCGGACATCGCGCAGGACCACGCGGTGCCGATCGACCCTCTCGCCATCCAGAAGGTCGACGTCATTCGCGGACCGGGTGCGCTCCGCTTCGGCTCGCAAGCCGTTGGCGGCGTCGTCGATGTCAACAACAACCGGATTCCGACCGCTGCGCCGCTCGGGGGAGTGGCTGCGGAACTGAGGTCGGGTGTGACGAGCGTCAACAAGGGATGGGAGAGCGGCCTGTTGCTGGATGCCGGCGGCCGCAACGCCGCCGTTCACGCTGACATCTACGGGCGCTCCTCCGGCGATTACAGCGTCCCGAGTTACCCGTATCTGGTCCCGCCAATCCCTGCGCCTGCCTTTAACGGCAAGCAGCCGAATTCCGCTTCGCAAAGCGCAGGCGCGGCGGTCGGCGGCTCCTGGCTTTTCGACGGCGGTTATGCCGGCATCGCCGTCTCCCGTTTCACCAGCGACTACTACGTACCCGGTATTGCGACCGCGGAAGCCCGCCAGCACAACGACCTCGAGCAAACCAAGATCAGCTCCAAGGGCGAGTATCGACCGGACGCAAGCGCGCTTGCCGCGATCAGGTACTGGACCGGATATTCGGAGTACCGGCACGACGAGACCGTGCTAGCCACCACCGGCTTCCAGGAGATTACCGCCACCTTCAAGAACCGGCAGACCGAAGGCAAGCTCGAGTTCGAACTTGCGCCGTTCGCCACGCCAATCGGTGCGCTGACCAGCATTTTTGGCGCGCAAGGCGCCTACCAGCAACTCGATACGGCAGGGCAGGCGATCTTGCTTCCGGCCCAGACCAGAACAGCGGCGGCGTACTTTCTCAATGAAGTCAGGCACACGGACACGCTGCGCACGCAATTGGCGGGTCGCATCGAGGGGGTCAATGTCGCGGGAACGGCATTCACTTTCCCGCCGAATTTTCTCCCACCACCGGATGAGCCGGGCAGGGCCGCCGCCAAGCTCGACTTCATGCCGAAGAGCGTCAGCTTCGGCATCATCAAGGATCTTCCATCCTCGCTGGAAGCCAGCCTGACGCTGCAACGGATCGAACGTGCGCCGCGCGCTCTCGAACTGTTCGCCCAAGGTCCCGACGGTTCGGAGAAGACGTTCAAGATCGGCAACCCGAACCTCGGAATCGAAACCGCGCAGACCGCGGAAATCGGCTTGAAACGTACGGATGGCGATTTCAGGTTCGCCGCGAATGCCTACTACACGTCGTACGACAAGTTCATTTTCTCGCGCGCCACCGGCATCTTTTGTCAGGAAACGTTTGCTTCATGCGGCGCCGGCACCGATTACATCCAGGTCAACTACGATCAGCGTGACGCGACTTTCCGCGGCGGCGAACTGGCGTGGCAGTGGGACGCCGCGCAACTTGGCAATGGCACCCTTGGCCTCGATGGCCAATATGATGTGGTGCGGGCGACCTTCACTGACGGCAGCAACGTGCCGCGCATTCCTCCGATGCGACTAGGCGGCGGCGTCTACTGGCGCAACGACAATTGGTTCGCGCGCGT contains:
- the mntR gene encoding manganese-binding transcriptional regulator MntR, translated to MEGAVVRKPSTNRAKPMTPLPAEQTQARRFGKARSARSTAVLEDYVELISDLLGTTGEARPTDIARRLGVSHPTAIDTIARLKREDLVTARPYRGVFLTEKGETLAKRVRARHRLVVDVLLALGVPQEAAEADAEGIEHHVSDVTLKAFAEFLRGAKDRRKA
- a CDS encoding TonB-dependent receptor domain-containing protein, producing the protein MPQVTVEGRQPKPARRAARSESGRRSTTVAAPLPGPTPAPVPTSPFNPPFAPLSTIGSNQIQTGSSNGGFGSLFTNMPGATSAGLATESSRPILRGLSDAKVRIQENGVGAVDVSDIAQDHAVPIDPLAIQKVDVIRGPGALRFGSQAVGGVVDVNNNRIPTAAPLGGVAAELRSGVTSVNKGWESGLLLDAGGRNAAVHADIYGRSSGDYSVPSYPYLVPPIPAPAFNGKQPNSASQSAGAAVGGSWLFDGGYAGIAVSRFTSDYYVPGIATAEARQHNDLEQTKISSKGEYRPDASALAAIRYWTGYSEYRHDETVLATTGFQEITATFKNRQTEGKLEFELAPFATPIGALTSIFGAQGAYQQLDTAGQAILLPAQTRTAAAYFLNEVRHTDTLRTQLAGRIEGVNVAGTAFTFPPNFLPPPDEPGRAAAKLDFMPKSVSFGIIKDLPSSLEASLTLQRIERAPRALELFAQGPDGSEKTFKIGNPNLGIETAQTAEIGLKRTDGDFRFAANAYYTSYDKFIFSRATGIFCQETFASCGAGTDYIQVNYDQRDATFRGGELAWQWDAAQLGNGTLGLDGQYDVVRATFTDGSNVPRIPPMRLGGGVYWRNDNWFARVGVLHAFAQNDIPQFDTPTAGYDLVKVQLEHRKFWKDSPWGAVEVATGVVGDNLLNANIRNSVQFHKDEILQPGRGFKLFLNVKYGVDRPSGPPGTWIGTARRPAGNGYYKSPALEAAAWNWAGIYAGGNVGYLRGEGGTNAAFNDVATGASLAGARLSSTHDTASIGGQAGYNWTSGRMLAGIEGDFEYRNQRGSSATACPGNICNPALAPLDATVTASLDYRLGWVASVRGRVGTLVTPDLLAYATAGVPFGKITTSTAIAGFDDAGVATTASLDRHLYRFGWTVGAGFETRLAGNWTAKLEYLHMDFGSVRSTPPVAVNTAVAFDANTRVTSDGVRIGMNYRFGSGATVVD